A stretch of the Carboxydocella sporoproducens DSM 16521 genome encodes the following:
- a CDS encoding ABC transporter permease gives MNNLALVLASSLVILALFLSRAFRLGLEKEMLAGVGRAVIQLLVIGMLLNWVFARNRWYFTLAMIGIMVIVAGGNAARRGEGIPRVKRITILSIATGVAVPLLVLVLTGAIKATPKEMIPVAGMLAGNAMVASGLVLKNMKESMVQQREEIMNALYLGATIAQSVAEIRPRIIKTGMLPTIDGLRTLGLVQLPGMMTGLILGGVSPLVAVKYQIMVAFMLLGAVSITSIMVILLALPSFFTANASLNENLLKEFGS, from the coding sequence ATGAATAACCTGGCCCTGGTACTGGCTTCCAGTCTGGTAATACTGGCTTTGTTCTTATCCAGAGCTTTTCGCCTGGGGCTGGAAAAGGAAATGCTGGCGGGTGTGGGACGAGCAGTAATCCAGCTTCTGGTCATCGGAATGTTACTTAACTGGGTTTTTGCCCGAAACCGCTGGTATTTTACTCTTGCCATGATCGGAATCATGGTTATTGTCGCTGGAGGAAACGCGGCTCGAAGAGGAGAGGGGATACCGCGGGTAAAACGGATAACCATACTGTCCATTGCTACCGGGGTGGCCGTACCGTTGCTGGTATTAGTGCTTACAGGAGCTATTAAAGCTACTCCTAAAGAAATGATTCCCGTGGCCGGAATGCTGGCCGGCAATGCTATGGTAGCCAGCGGATTGGTTTTGAAAAACATGAAAGAGAGCATGGTGCAACAAAGGGAAGAGATAATGAACGCCCTCTATCTGGGTGCTACCATTGCCCAGAGTGTAGCAGAGATTCGCCCCCGGATCATCAAGACGGGGATGCTCCCTACCATTGATGGTTTGCGCACTCTGGGCCTGGTACAGCTGCCAGGCATGATGACCGGGCTGATTCTGGGCGGAGTCTCTCCTCTGGTAGCAGTAAAGTATCAGATTATGGTGGCCTTTATGCTTTTAGGGGCCGTAAGTATTACCAGTATAATGGTGATTTTGCTGGCTTTACCTTCTTTTTTTACTGCGAATGCCAGTTTAAATGAAAATTTACTGAAGGAATTCGGTTCGTAA
- a CDS encoding ABC transporter ATP-binding protein, whose translation MLSSKLEVKGLTIPPLFYNLSFQLNAGEWKLISGPSGTGKSTLLHYLINYWQPPAGTIWFNGRDITTIDPISLRHQMVLVPQRFFLFRGTVAENLQKPLLWRGKSFSWSTARDLLAELGLPEIAAEQRAELLSGGQQQRLALARALLLEPEVLLLDEPTSAQDEDNSLRVEKIIRRYCARGGACLWISHDPRQLERMGNVLHLKQGGVFHE comes from the coding sequence ATGCTTTCATCCAAACTTGAAGTGAAGGGGCTGACCATTCCGCCCCTTTTTTATAATCTTTCTTTTCAACTTAATGCCGGGGAATGGAAGCTGATAAGTGGTCCTTCTGGTACGGGAAAAAGTACCTTGTTACATTATCTTATCAACTACTGGCAGCCACCAGCAGGAACGATCTGGTTTAATGGCAGGGACATAACTACTATTGATCCGATAAGTTTGAGGCATCAGATGGTTCTGGTGCCGCAGCGGTTTTTTTTATTTCGAGGTACTGTGGCGGAGAATTTGCAAAAACCCCTGCTCTGGCGGGGAAAAAGTTTTAGCTGGTCGACTGCCCGGGACTTGCTGGCTGAATTGGGCTTACCGGAAATTGCGGCGGAGCAACGGGCTGAACTGTTATCGGGTGGGCAACAGCAGAGACTGGCGTTGGCCCGTGCCCTTTTGCTGGAACCAGAAGTGTTGCTCCTGGACGAACCTACTTCAGCCCAGGATGAGGACAATAGTCTCAGAGTGGAAAAAATAATTCGCCGCTATTGTGCCCGGGGAGGAGCCTGCCTCTGGATAAGTCACGATCCCAGGCAACTGGAGCGAATGGGGAATGTTCTCCACTTGAAGCAAGGGGGGGTTTTTCATGAATAA
- a CDS encoding DNA translocase FtsK, translating into MGEEPRFYREIPAPKGRDLIDYIKNLGQSASQPATEKARPVTPPANQDTGVSPGAGRRSPAQGLSVSKFEELFSYRRPVLLEELERKKQKEAEKRQGEILAAQATAMEMAPVVAETITESFQEDMSPTRLLTDDELLALTSAWEELEGWDAETADGEESEETVVQTELEEKPLQPLEISKEAGASWQEPQSVLPPLEFLTLPPTEQTANDDDEEILQNAALLEQTLSHFGIKAQVTDFSRGPTITRYELQPAPGVKVSRIVGLADDLALSLAAADIRIEAPIPGKSAVGIEVPNRQARPVYFRQVLEDPQVSKHPSPLAVALGQDIAGETVVADLARMPHLLIAGSTGSGKSVCMNTLIASVLFRAQPWQVKFLMIDPKMVELSVYNGIPHLLAPVVTDPKQATAALKWVVTEMENRYSLFAASGVRNLESYNQLLVSRQEQPLPLIVVLIDELADLMLVASKEVEEYICRLAQMARAAGIHLVIATQRPSVDVITGIIKANIPSRIAFAVSSQVDSRTILDMAGAEKLLGRGDMLFFPLGQPKPRRVQGAFVSDREIERLVNFWRQQGVPDYLVGFGSEDNNNEGKNLEEEDELLPEAIRLVIQYGQASASLLQRRFRIGYTRAARLIDIMEQMGVVGSYGGSKPREVLMTMEEFEQWLGNA; encoded by the coding sequence AGATTCCGGCTCCAAAAGGGCGGGATCTGATTGACTATATTAAAAATCTGGGGCAATCAGCATCTCAGCCGGCTACGGAGAAAGCCAGACCGGTTACACCGCCGGCTAACCAGGATACTGGGGTGAGTCCGGGTGCGGGGCGACGCAGTCCGGCTCAGGGATTGTCGGTATCCAAGTTTGAGGAATTGTTTAGCTACCGGCGTCCCGTGTTGCTGGAAGAACTGGAGCGAAAAAAACAAAAGGAAGCGGAAAAAAGGCAAGGGGAAATACTGGCGGCACAGGCAACGGCCATGGAAATGGCCCCGGTTGTGGCGGAGACTATCACAGAATCTTTTCAGGAAGACATGTCCCCTACCCGGCTCTTGACTGACGATGAGTTACTGGCTCTGACCAGTGCCTGGGAAGAACTGGAGGGATGGGATGCTGAAACAGCAGATGGGGAAGAGTCTGAAGAAACAGTAGTGCAGACTGAATTAGAAGAGAAACCGCTTCAGCCGCTAGAGATCAGCAAGGAGGCGGGAGCCAGCTGGCAGGAACCGCAGTCAGTACTGCCTCCTCTGGAGTTTCTTACCTTGCCACCGACAGAACAGACTGCCAACGATGATGATGAGGAAATCCTTCAAAACGCTGCCTTGCTGGAGCAGACTCTGTCTCATTTTGGCATCAAGGCTCAGGTTACCGATTTCAGCCGTGGACCGACCATTACCCGCTATGAATTGCAACCGGCACCGGGGGTTAAGGTCAGCCGGATTGTTGGTCTGGCCGACGATCTGGCCCTCAGTCTGGCGGCAGCCGATATTCGGATTGAAGCTCCCATCCCTGGCAAATCGGCGGTGGGCATTGAAGTACCCAATCGTCAGGCCCGGCCCGTCTATTTTCGCCAGGTGCTGGAGGATCCCCAGGTAAGCAAGCATCCTTCGCCGCTGGCGGTGGCCCTGGGCCAGGATATTGCCGGGGAAACGGTGGTAGCTGACCTGGCCCGCATGCCTCATCTGCTGATTGCTGGTTCTACTGGTTCGGGAAAATCGGTTTGTATGAACACCCTGATTGCCTCCGTCCTCTTCAGAGCCCAGCCCTGGCAGGTCAAGTTCCTGATGATTGACCCCAAGATGGTGGAGCTATCAGTTTACAATGGCATCCCTCACTTGCTGGCTCCGGTGGTAACTGATCCCAAACAGGCTACTGCTGCGCTAAAATGGGTAGTAACTGAAATGGAAAACCGCTATAGCCTGTTTGCTGCCAGTGGTGTGCGCAATCTGGAAAGCTATAATCAGCTGCTGGTATCCCGCCAGGAACAGCCTTTGCCCCTGATTGTGGTGCTGATTGATGAGCTGGCAGACCTGATGCTGGTGGCCTCCAAGGAAGTGGAAGAATACATTTGCCGGCTGGCCCAGATGGCCAGGGCGGCAGGGATACATCTGGTCATCGCTACCCAGCGGCCATCGGTAGATGTAATTACCGGTATTATCAAAGCCAATATCCCTAGCCGTATAGCCTTTGCCGTATCTTCCCAGGTAGATTCCCGCACCATTTTAGATATGGCTGGAGCAGAAAAACTGCTGGGCCGGGGAGATATGCTCTTCTTCCCCCTGGGACAACCCAAACCGCGCCGGGTACAGGGCGCCTTTGTCAGTGACCGGGAGATTGAAAGACTGGTTAACTTCTGGCGCCAGCAAGGCGTGCCTGATTATCTGGTGGGTTTTGGTAGCGAAGACAACAATAATGAAGGCAAAAACCTGGAGGAAGAGGATGAATTGCTGCCGGAAGCTATCCGTCTGGTTATTCAATATGGTCAGGCTTCTGCTTCCCTTTTGCAACGCCGCTTCCGCATCGGGTATACGCGGGCTGCACGGCTCATCGATATCATGGAGCAAATGGGAGTAGTGGGCAGTTATGGAGGCAGTAAACCCCGAGAAGTTTTGATGACAATGGAGGAATTTGAACAGTGGCTCGGGAACGCTTAG
- a CDS encoding pseudouridine synthase, whose translation MARERLDRILAHLGLGSRKEVKGLIKAGKITVDGRLANDPGEPIDPESCCLAVDGQCLTYRRHFHYLLNKPSGVITATTDRRERTVLDLLPAEWRRPNLFPVGRLDKDTEGLLLLTTDGQLAHRLLAPKHHVDKTYLVRVDGPLGEREQKAIEQGVELEDGYLTQPGRLEILRAETPGEGLITIHEGKYHQIKRMFAALGLKVIYLKRMSMGPLQLDPALAPGEARPLTAAEEASLYAFIQT comes from the coding sequence GTGGCTCGGGAACGCTTAGACAGGATTCTGGCCCATCTGGGTCTGGGCAGCAGAAAAGAAGTCAAAGGCTTAATTAAGGCTGGCAAGATTACGGTAGACGGGCGGCTAGCCAATGACCCAGGTGAACCCATCGACCCGGAGAGCTGTTGTCTGGCCGTAGATGGCCAGTGCCTTACTTATCGGCGGCATTTTCATTATTTGCTGAACAAGCCGTCTGGTGTGATTACGGCCACTACCGACCGGCGAGAAAGGACGGTGCTGGATCTATTGCCGGCTGAGTGGCGGCGACCGAATCTTTTCCCGGTGGGAAGATTAGATAAAGATACTGAAGGGCTCCTTCTCCTGACTACTGATGGTCAGCTGGCGCATCGCCTGCTAGCTCCCAAACATCATGTGGATAAAACCTATCTGGTGCGGGTGGATGGTCCGCTGGGGGAAAGGGAGCAAAAGGCTATTGAGCAGGGGGTAGAGCTGGAAGATGGCTACCTGACCCAACCTGGCCGGCTGGAGATTCTACGGGCAGAAACTCCGGGAGAAGGGCTGATTACCATCCATGAGGGAAAATATCATCAAATTAAGCGCATGTTCGCAGCTCTGGGACTAAAGGTAATCTATTTAAAGCGAATGAGTATGGGCCCTTTGCAGCTGGATCCGGCACTGGCTCCAGGGGAGGCCCGGCCGCTGACAGCAGCTGAGGAGGCGAGTTTGTATGCTTTCATCCAAACTTGA